A genomic segment from Salvelinus alpinus chromosome 8, SLU_Salpinus.1, whole genome shotgun sequence encodes:
- the LOC139583624 gene encoding uncharacterized protein, translated as MELYWYIVVIVFIIIKIFFYVCWYRSRQRQLAAYLNNPRNAQIVIVGGRAYLHQTCERPNTSIWPSWYGVQDEESVGEPSTSLPPAASFSHMDMPPPYEAVSGADDLKPPPYSEVAQSDAMDTSRPSHHALLPPPLSEGGDSASIISEAPPPYTPSPNRHEGPINSSQSHSEDRPS; from the exons ATGGAGTTGTACTGGTACAt AGTGGTCATCGTATTCATCATTATCAAGATCTTCTTCTACGTGTGCTGGTACCGCTCACGTCAGAGACAGCTGGCAGCGTACCTCAACAACCCTCGTAATGCCCAGATAGTCATCGTGGGAGGGAGGGCCTATCTGCATCAGACGTGTGAGAGACCGAAT acgtcTATCTGGCCCAGTTGGTATGGGGTTCAGGATGAGGAGTCAGTGGGCGAGccttccacctctctccccccgGCAGCATCCTTCTCTCACATGGACATGCCTCCACCATACGAAGCCGTCTCTGGAG CTGATGACCTGAAACCTCCTCCGTATAGCGAGGTTGCCCAGAGCGATGCCATGGACACTTCTCGCCCCTCCCACCACgcccttctccctccccctctctctgagggTGGAGACTCTGCTAGCATCATCAGCGAAGCCCCGCCTCCATACACCCCCAGCCCCAACCGGCATGAGGGCCCTATCAACTCCAGCCAATCACACTCGGAGGACCGACCCAGCTAG